One stretch of Phoenix dactylifera cultivar Barhee BC4 unplaced genomic scaffold, palm_55x_up_171113_PBpolish2nd_filt_p 000638F, whole genome shotgun sequence DNA includes these proteins:
- the LOC120106800 gene encoding uncharacterized protein LOC120106800, producing MARMDTRMTWCFMILFISLTDVDARHKVESMTVNEETLGKAAKISSTMKLFEEIGILSSEVCHILPDDLEAKCLETSRTFLHQTNLMFQGPFHEESHCNNSELCIDEDRSLIGIDIFTEEKILMKMLEEKGCVACRRFVKELMTKLKQPKARTRMEEVLIEYCEEVEENEQLCKETVYKYAPRVLSKLEKTKPSDLCRKMGMCNEEMTM from the exons ATG GCAAGGATGGATACAAGAATGACATGGTGCTTTATGATCCTATTCATTTCATTGACAGATGTCGATGCAAGGCATAAGGTTGAGTCCATGACAGTGAATGAAG AAACTTTAGGAAAAGCTGCGAAAATCTCAAGCACCATGAAATTGTTTGAAGAAATTGGCATACTTTCAAGTGAAGTATGTCACATTCTGCCTGATGATTTAGAAGCTAAG TGTCTAGAGACATCAAGGACTTTTCTTCATCAAACTAATTTGATGTTCCAAGGACCATTCCATGAAGAAAGCCACTGCAACAACTCAGAGTTGTGCATCGACGAAGACAGGTCTCTAATTGGAATTGATATTTTTACGGAGGAAAAGATCCTTATGAag ATGCTTGAAGAGAAAGGATGTGTTGCATGCCGTAGGTTTGTCAAGGAGCTAATGACAAAGTTAAAACAGCCTAAAGCAAGG aCGAGGATGGAGGAGGTTCTTATCGAGTATTGTGAAGAAGTAGAGGAAAATGAGCAATTA TGCAAGGAAACAGTTTATAAATATGCCCCTCGAGTTCtatctaaacttgagaagacgaAGCCCTCTGACTTGTGCCGAAAGATGGGCATGTGTAATGAGGAGATGACCATGTGA